The window CCACAAGATAGCGCGAGAACTTTTTGAGGTCTAAATGGAAGCCATCCGGCGCAGCGGCTACAAGCCCGATGAGAGCCCCTCGTACAAAAATCCTCATGACGTACTCCCCCCACCAATCTGATCGCCCCATATCTCGAGCACATCTGCGCCGAGATAGTTGGCGATCTGCATTGCGACTAACGTCGGCGGCACTTCTGCATCGGTGTCATCCTCATATCTCTTATACAGATAAAGAGGTATACCGACGGCTTCCATTACCTGCCCCTGCGTGATCTTCTTTTGTGCACGAATTTGCCGCAGCCGATTCCCAATCCGGCGCTGCCGCTCCGCAAGAAAAGGACTGTTCTCTACAAAGGTTCTTCCGCAGTCTTGGCAGCGATACCGTCGGCGGTTGTAAACATATCGCTTCGTGGCATTTGGAATCCCCTGTAACGTCTGAAGTCGGTACTGATGCACGTCGGTATGATGCGATCCGCACGAGGGACATTTCACATCATCGACACGGGGGATGTGGAAACGTATCTCATCTTCCGTGCGAATCTCGATGCACTCCTCTGGGAGCGAATCAACATAGCGGACAAACTCAGCAGGTTTTATCATTCTGATCTCACCTCTTTTCGCACAAAAAAATAAATGTTGCAGGACACATAATGTGTCTCCACAACATTTATCATAGAGCCGAATTTTTTATTTCATTGCACTCTCATGAAATACTAATAATATTTTCACCCCTTTCTATCCTTTATTTGAGATATTCGATATAGACAGATATTAAGGAGGAATATTTATGCACATTGTAAAATCCTTCGCACTTGCAGCGCTCATGCTTGCGCTCATCATCTGCACCTCCGGCACGAGTGCGGCGGCGGCGCAGTGGGACGGCGGCAACATCCGCGCCCAAGGGCTCGGCATCGCACCGCCGAACACGGTGAGCTACGCACAGGCGCGCGCACTTGCACGCCGCGCGGCGATCACCGATGCCTACCGTCAGCTCGCCGAGCAGATCCAGGGCGTGAGCGTCGATGCGAACACGACGGTCGAGAACCTCATGGTGACGAACACGACCGTCAGCACCCACGTCAGCGCACTCATCAAGGACGCGCAGATCATCGAGGAAAAGTCGCAGTCCGACGGCTCCTACACCGTGACCATCGAGATCCCCGTCTACGGTGCGGACTCCCTGGCAGGCACGATCTTCACCCCGAACAAGACCCCCGAGCGCTGGACTGCGCCCGAGAGCGTCTACGCGCCCTACAAGCCCGCAGCCTACGACACGAGCGGCAGCGGCACCTACGACCGCGGCAAAACCACAACGACCGCAGCCGCACCGGCACAGCGCACGCCCGCTTCCTCCTCTGCCGCAGCAGCGCCCAAGGGACGCGCCGTCGGCGGCTACACCGGGGTCATCATCGACTGCACAGGGCTCGGTCTGCGCCCCGTCATGAGCCCCGTCGTCAAGACGGACAGCGGCCGCCCCATCTACGGCTACAAGAACCTCGACAGTGACAAGGTCGTCGCAAACGGCATGGCATCCTACGTCCGCGATGCGGCAGATGCGACGCGTGCGGGCACGAACCCGCTGCGTCTGCGTGCCGTCGCCGTGGACAGCGGGGCGAACCCCGTGCTCTCGGCGGACGATGCGAACCGTCTGCTTCTCGAAAACGGCGCGAGCGGCTTCCTCGACGCGACGAACGTCGTCTTTATCCGCTGATCTCTGAAAAACATCAAAAAAAGCAAAAAGCCCCGCATGATTTGTGACATAAATCACGAACAATGTGGGGCTTGTGTGTTATACTGTAAAAGTTATCATGAAAAAAGGGGGGAATCACATGAAACTCAGTGCACGCAATCAGCTCAAGGGCAAGATTGTCTCCATCGAGAAGGGTGCCGTCAACGGCATCGTCGGCATCGAGCTGAAGGGCGGCGACGTCATCACCTCGACCATCAGCCTGAACTCCATCAACGAGCTCGGTCTTGAGGTCGGCAAGGAGGCGTATGCCGTCATCAAGGCGACGTCCGTCATGGTCGGCGTCGATCATCATCACTGCTAAGACATTCTCTTGCAGCAAAACCCCCGCACATCGGATCATCCGACGTGCGGGGGTTTTTTGCAATCTTAGCCTTCTCGTCGGAACAGGGGGAGACACGGTCAGCATGACGGAAGGGACGCTCCCATTATTCCTCCACGTGATGCTCACGATGCCGCTTCGGCGGACGCGGGTGATAGAGGCTCCAATTCCAATGAATCGCTGCAAAACGGACAAGGAGAACCAGCACGAACGCGAGCCACGAGTCCGCCTCCACCCCGAGCGTAAAACGCAGCGCACAGAACACGAACGCACCGACAAGGGATGCCGCCGCATACACCTCGGCGTAGAGCACGACGGGCATCCGCTGCGCGAGCACATCGCGGATCATACCACCGCCGACCGCCGTCGTCGCCGCGAGCAGGATCGGCAGGACAAAACTGTCCTCCCCGCCGACGCGCACACCCGTCAGCGCCCCCGTGATCGTAAAGGCGGCAAGCCCGATCGTATCCGACACATTGAAAATCGTGAGGAGGCGCTGCCGCCGCATACGGTGCAGTGCCGTCCACTGGTAGAGGAACGACGTTGCGAGAGCCACCCCCACCGAAAGCAAAAAATTCGTTGTGTCGCGCAGCGTCATCGGCGGCGTGATGCCGACCAGTACATCGCGCACCATCCCTCCGCCGACCGCCGTCGCCAGTGCCAGCACCGAAATCCCGAAAATATCCATGCGGCGCGAGATGCCGACCAGTGCGCCCGACACGGCAAAGGCGAGCGTCCCGATGATGTCGAACAGCCGCCAGAGGTCTTCTACGACCATGTTTTCATCCTTCCCCTTAAAATGGCATTTATAAGGAATCGCCGATAAAATGAAGTCCGTCAGATTGGCGCAGATTTTTCGTTCGGTCAAGGAAACAAGCCGGACGCATGGTGGAATCTATGCGGAGGACTTGTTGACACAGAGAGGGCGGAAAAGATGCCCAAGCTGATCGTCAGTCCTGCGCGAACAGATACAGCACCGTCTCAATCGGCGTGAGCATTCCCGTCCGTGCCGAGCGGGATGTTGCCGCAATCAGATTCCCGTCCATATCGTAGACCGCACGCTCCAGCGTCAGACGGTACGTCTCGCGTGCATCGCGGATCTTCGCCCCCGCAATCCGATAGGCGACCATCTGCTCCGCCCCCGCCGCGCGTGCCGCCGCGAGATGATCGCGCAGCCCGCTGAGCATCCCATCCGCCGAGAGCCCTCCACCGCCCGCCGCGAACACGATCGCAGCATTCTGCACATGGAGCGCGTCCCGCAACACCGCCATCATATAGGGCGCATCCTCCGCGAGCGTTTCGTCCAAGTCCGTCTCAACCGGCGTGACATAGAGCGTATGCCCCTCCGCACGGTTCGGCAGCCCCATCAGAAAGAGATAGGCATTGTCGCCACCGTACGCATCATACAGCTGACGAATCGCCGCATCCACATAGACGATCAGCGCATGGGGGAACTTCGCCACAGACCGCGCAGGAGACCACGGGATACGCTGCCCGAACTGCCGGAAGCCGAGCGGCGCGGCAAGCACATCCTTCATCGGATCGCCGCGCATCACCACACGGTGCAGCGTAAATCGCCCCTCATAGCGACGCACAAACGCCGCATTCCCCACGGCAGGTGCACCGAACGTCGTCACAACAAGCTGCTCTGGTGAAACACCCAGATCCGAGAGACGCGCCGCCGCAAGGACTGCCGCCGCTCCGCCGAGGCTGTGCCCCGTCAGATAGATCCGCATCGAGGGATGTGCACGCAGCTCCGCCGCCAACACCTCCCCTGCCGTCCGATTCCCATATGCAGGCAGCACATCCGTAAAGAGTGCCGCCTGCGTGTAGTCGAGGAAGCCACGGTGGACGAGCGGCATCTCCCTGCGCTCCGTCACACGCATATCGCGCACGGCAAGGAACTCCGCAGGACTGTCCCCGCCGAACGCGGCACGCCCGAGCCGCAGATCCGTCCACACATCACTCCCGCGCTCCGTCCCCGGAAAGGCGATGAGATGCGTCTCCGCTCCATCCTCATCCGTCCGCACCATGTGGAAGAACCGTCCGACCGTCCCCTTTTCCCCCGCCGTCTCATACGATGCAATCCGCCAGCCCGCAGCGACGAGACGCGCACGCAGCAGCTCCGGCAGCTCCCCACTGTACGCCGCCTCCGATGCCGCCGCCGTCACGAAGAGCAGCGAAGGGAGATCAGAGGGTGCAGCCAGCACGTGCAGCGGCGCAAGAAGCACCGCAAAAAACACCAAAAATCGCAAAAAACGCATCCCCGCCCCTCCCCTCATACAAAATCAAACGCTGTCATTATAGCATTGAAGGACATTTTGTTCAATCATGGGAAGAGCAAAGGTGTGTCCGTCCCAAAAATCCATCACTTTCATACAAAAACACATCACTTTCTGCAATTCTCTTGTCGCAAATAAATTGCTTTGTTAAAATAAAATATCAACGGGAATTTCTGCATATAAGGAGGCAAACCTCATGAACCATCCATTTTTACGCAAACAAGCGTCCCCCCCCCACGGACACTTGTCCCTCGCATCCTCGCGGCTCTCGCGGCGGGTGTCGTCACGCTCGGCGCACTCCCCTGCGCCTATGCTGCACCACCCATGGTCCGCTCCGCCGTCACGGAGAATATGGACCTGCCCGATGGCGTTGCGGGCAGCATCGACGGCTCTGACGCGACCATCACGGTCGGCACAGAGGGCGGCGGCACATTGCCCGTGCTCACAAATGGCAGCAGGGGTGGGGATGTCAGCGGTTTATTCTACAAGGGTGCTGTGGCAAATACGTCACGTGAGTCACCATTTACGCTGCAGGGCGGCAGCGCTGTCATCCACAGCGGCACGATGCGGAAGGTCTACGGCAGTAATGCCGAAGTCAAGGCGGTGCTGAATCAGTATCATGAGGGGGATGTCTACGTGCAGGTCACGGGGGGCAGCGTCACGATTACGGGCGGTGAGACCAGCTATGTGGCCGGAGGATACGTTCGTGCAGGGAGTGCGGAGGTGAGGAGTGTACCAGAGGGTACAGTATGCGGGAATGTTGTGCGTCTGCAGGGGGGAACGCACACAAAGGTCTACGGCGGCGTAATTGAGGGTCCGGGGTATCAGTCAAAATGCTTCGCCGAGGGCAATACGGTCTATATCAGCGGCGGCACATATCGTCCCGAGGGGCTCATCGCGGGAGGCATGGCAACTGCCAAAGACATCTGCAAAGTCTGCAACAACACGATCGAGATCACGGGTGCGCCCGGGCCGCTGCCAAAGCTGATCGGTGGGATTGTCCGTGGAACCGACAGCACTAGTTTAGAGAACAATGCGCTGATCGTACGCGATACGAAGGGCATCACGGCAGTCTCTGCGGAACATTTCCAGAAATTCGTCTTCTATGTGCCTGCAGGTCTTGCCGCAGGGGAGCCGATGCTCACGCTCACCTCTGCGACGCAGGATGTCAAACTCGAAGGAGCTGTCGTCGAGGCGCATCTGCCGGGCAGCGTCACGGCGCATGATCTGACGCTCCTCCGGACAGACGCCCACATCACCACGGACGCAGAGACCAAGATGACGGTCTACGAGGGCATCTCGGGGGGCATGCTGACAAGTACGATATATGTGGACAATACGAAGCAAAAACTCATGGTGCGGCGTGACGGATCGTTCCTATTCACCGGCGTGGACAATGCGAAGTCCCTCGCCGAGACGATGGCAGGTTCGGCGGCATTCCTCGGTACGGGCGCAAATCTCTTTACGGACGCGGGGCTGCGCAGTGCATCCACGGAGGCGGCGACGACGAGCGGCTTTGCCCCCTTTGCCGCGCTCGGCGGCGCGTCCCTGCGCC of the Selenomonas dianae genome contains:
- a CDS encoding LPP20 family lipoprotein, which encodes MHIVKSFALAALMLALIICTSGTSAAAAQWDGGNIRAQGLGIAPPNTVSYAQARALARRAAITDAYRQLAEQIQGVSVDANTTVENLMVTNTTVSTHVSALIKDAQIIEEKSQSDGSYTVTIEIPVYGADSLAGTIFTPNKTPERWTAPESVYAPYKPAAYDTSGSGTYDRGKTTTTAAAPAQRTPASSSAAAAPKGRAVGGYTGVIIDCTGLGLRPVMSPVVKTDSGRPIYGYKNLDSDKVVANGMASYVRDAADATRAGTNPLRLRAVAVDSGANPVLSADDANRLLLENGASGFLDATNVVFIR
- a CDS encoding TOBE domain-containing protein, with product MKLSARNQLKGKIVSIEKGAVNGIVGIELKGGDVITSTISLNSINELGLEVGKEAYAVIKATSVMVGVDHHHC
- a CDS encoding trimeric intracellular cation channel family protein, yielding MVVEDLWRLFDIIGTLAFAVSGALVGISRRMDIFGISVLALATAVGGGMVRDVLVGITPPMTLRDTTNFLLSVGVALATSFLYQWTALHRMRRQRLLTIFNVSDTIGLAAFTITGALTGVRVGGEDSFVLPILLAATTAVGGGMIRDVLAQRMPVVLYAEVYAAASLVGAFVFCALRFTLGVEADSWLAFVLVLLVRFAAIHWNWSLYHPRPPKRHREHHVEE
- a CDS encoding lipase family protein gives rise to the protein MRFLRFLVFFAVLLAPLHVLAAPSDLPSLLFVTAAASEAAYSGELPELLRARLVAAGWRIASYETAGEKGTVGRFFHMVRTDEDGAETHLIAFPGTERGSDVWTDLRLGRAAFGGDSPAEFLAVRDMRVTERREMPLVHRGFLDYTQAALFTDVLPAYGNRTAGEVLAAELRAHPSMRIYLTGHSLGGAAAVLAAARLSDLGVSPEQLVVTTFGAPAVGNAAFVRRYEGRFTLHRVVMRGDPMKDVLAAPLGFRQFGQRIPWSPARSVAKFPHALIVYVDAAIRQLYDAYGGDNAYLFLMGLPNRAEGHTLYVTPVETDLDETLAEDAPYMMAVLRDALHVQNAAIVFAAGGGGLSADGMLSGLRDHLAAARAAGAEQMVAYRIAGAKIRDARETYRLTLERAVYDMDGNLIAATSRSARTGMLTPIETVLYLFAQD
- a CDS encoding autotransporter outer membrane beta-barrel domain-containing protein; protein product: MVRSAVTENMDLPDGVAGSIDGSDATITVGTEGGGTLPVLTNGSRGGDVSGLFYKGAVANTSRESPFTLQGGSAVIHSGTMRKVYGSNAEVKAVLNQYHEGDVYVQVTGGSVTITGGETSYVAGGYVRAGSAEVRSVPEGTVCGNVVRLQGGTHTKVYGGVIEGPGYQSKCFAEGNTVYISGGTYRPEGLIAGGMATAKDICKVCNNTIEITGAPGPLPKLIGGIVRGTDSTSLENNALIVRDTKGITAVSAEHFQKFVFYVPAGLAAGEPMLTLTSATQDVKLEGAVVEAHLPGSVTAHDLTLLRTDAHITTDAETKMTVYEGISGGMLTSTIYVDNTKQKLMVRRDGSFLFTGVDNAKSLAETMAGSAAFLGTGANLFTDAGLRSASTEAATTSGFAPFAALGGASLRHETGSHVEMKGMNLAVGFSRELKRGNDRLLFGPLVEYGRGSYDSYVNAVHGDGTVSYLGAGAFLRREQANGLFYEGSLRFGRTKMDYNADLPVGFSKLHTSYDTDANYIGAHLGIGREITAGSGNKREIYLRYFYTRQNAADATLSTGDHYTFDAVDSHRLRTGVRWTMPRTGGALILGTSMQYEFGGDTSATYHRAGGLSYTSPSPSLKGFSASVELGWKASIGENASTNISVEGWAGKQRGVALNAGFNWKL